AGTAAATTATGCAACAAAAGTATTTGGTGAGCACTTTAAAGCTCAGATTCAGTTTATAGTCAGATTTTAATGACATCTATGTGGAGTTCATAGCTAAATAAACATATTGTACAttaggaaaaatctgatattgcaatattttaccTAAATCCTACTGACATACtacaggtcaaaagtttggggtcagtaggatttttaggtaaaatattgcaatatcagatttttcctaaTGTACAATATGTTTATTTAGGTATGAACTCCACATAGATGTCATTAAAATCTGACTATAAACTGAATCTGAGCTGTAAAGTGCTCCCCAAATACTTTTGTTGCATAATTTACTATTAGATGCActactgaggtaaagttgtttttatattcacactCTTTCCTTAGTAATATAATGtcactaaattattttttataatataattacattaattatatttattattatattatttgcaaactctaaataatGAAACCATATTAGCAGGCGATGaccatcaaagtacaacattgttcagtcaaatacATAGTGCTTATGTTGGTTTGAAGTCATACTCAgatgtgatttcagaccaaatatacAAAGCACCAAAACAAGACAGGGAGCATGTCACATGttatcactgaatgaatgtgtgactataaaaccaactttttCCACAATACATTCGCTTGTGCGTCTTCAGCAAAATCACATTAAGTTTGGGAAACTTACTTGTCAAAGACAAAACTACAAAAGGATGAAGAAGTGCGTTCATGTCAGTCTGGAGGGCCTGAGCAAAAACAAAATTAGTTTCCAGATGCTTCACTTTACCACATATTACAGCTTATAATTCATGATAAGAGACATTCTCTGTCAACATAAACGATACTGGCATCAATCACTGTCTCATAGACTGTATTAGCGACAGTTCAGTGTTAAAACAACGATAGAGCTTATACGGTCATTACAGATTTAAAATGTGAAGTTAAAGATGTTATATGCACTCACTATGCGGTTTTCTCCTGGTTTTCATTTTCCtgtcatttatacagtatatccGCGTTTGGTTTCACTACACGCTTTTTATTTTAGCCAGACTGGTTTTACCTGTCAGTAGACGACGCCTCGGGTCCTCAAGTCTCACCTCAACGCAAAATAAAAGTCCGGGTTgctgtataaaaaaaatacaacggtaatattaaatattatgcaAATTTTTGTATAAACCTCATGTTAATTGTTGCAAAGTTATACatccataaatgtaaatattctaAATGTTTTCGAACAAGAACTGGAATAGTAAATACCATTAGCCTACCACAGCTCTCTTGCCTAACATGagtgatgcttaaaatgtaatttgtgctttaatatgcattaatatttatttccttttcatttgctcttttgttttctttccccCTTATTTCTTTTTTATACGTTTGTTATACagcttatttaattaataattccattgttcttggaaaaaaaatatatatatcttttttaacatttgaaattttgttatattaatacaaaatttgaattaatttttgtAGAAATGTTTTCTTTCGCTTATCTGAGGGCCCCATTTTGGTTactgctagatcagatacagttgctGCTGGAAGTTGAAGatcattatttctatttttttattaaatttcacattaattgtatttttattaatgtctaccctcaccccaaccctaaatctaaccgtcacagtaatgtaaaaacagtagttgtaccgattATTATTtgtcgttttttttatttttttattaaattgtatttttaacgcCCCTGCCCCAACCGTCatagtactgtaaaaaatatatatatattaattaagtgtcagtgtcacaaaaatgatgttGATGTGCGTATCTTGTATTCCATCTAACGTTAGACTTTACCTCAAATTAAGACTCCACCCTGGGCGGTGGCACAGATGACAGGTACCTgtactacgtcccttccggggttcagTATAGTTTAACTACCTGCTGAACGACGGAAACATCTCGTGTTTGTTTTGCCGATGTCGCTCAGGCTAATAGTAGCGAAAGTCGGTAAACAGTGAGTTTAAACTTCTGGACTCGAGGTAAAATGGTTTATTTGAACAATATGGCCATTATTGTATCCTAAGTTATCGAAGTAGCAGTCAGTAGGCTATTATTTGACCGTGTGTTTTTAGTTAGCGAGTTAATTAGAAGGCATCTTTTCTAATCTGTTATCTGTAATTTTGGCAGGTGATGGGCTCACTGATGCTGGTCTGGACTCTGTCTGCCGCAGTTATTCTGAGTGAGTTTAATGTTATTCAGGGGAAAATCTGAAACCTACTTTACCAGCTGACGTTAGAGACTCTACTTTCCAGAGAATCTACATTGTTATATAACTAAACACAAATTGaactgaataaaaaacaaatagctAGTCTAGTTTCATCAAATGCATTTTTAGCAGCAAAACATAAAACTGTATGCATTTGGGCATTGTAGCGatgtagaaaaaatataaaatcaaacGATCCAGATTAAATGCTATGTGTAAAGCATttagtgttttattattatttattattattatgggtatttattattatataattaatattttcaaaCGGGATTATGAAGTTTGAACATATCAGCTTGTTACTATTATTAGGCTTATATTATATGCAGGCCCTTGGAGTGACTAAATCATCCTCAAAACCACGTTAAGATGCTTCTGTTTAAGCACTAATTTCAAAGTAATAATAATGCAGTAATAAATGGGATCAATGTTTTACTACCGATTGATTTACGGACAAGATCTTGTCAGCCAAAACATAGTCTGAACATCTGTTGTTCTTATTTTAGAGATACAGAAATGTAGTAACAACACAAATTTGTATTATGTACACTCTGAGGACTgcataggcagcacaaatgtcttgatacctcaggctgttgatgttgcagatctctcgcgcATGCTtttgaccccaaaccatgatttttccttcaccaaatttgactgatgTCCTCCCCActccaccaccaatgtgcagcatccacttgcatcttgtgacggcagccatgggacaatgctattagtggaggggaaagacagtgatagagccaactcggtagatggggatgattggtaggccatgatgggtaagggatCGGTTGATGGAACAATCAATcttctttacgagaagtgccatggggtttttaatgaccacagagagtcaggatctcagtttaacgtctcatccgaaagacggtgcccgCTGACAGTGTAGTGtacccttcactttactggggcattaggactcacacatagcacaggttgagcgccccctgctggcctctacttccaacagcagcctagttttccaatgtggtctcccatccaggtattgaccaggATAGCCCTGCTTAGCTACAGTGAGTAACTGCTCTTGGGATGCAGGGTGATATGTCTGTGGCACCTTGAAATAAAATAGAGAAGTGATCTGGATACAGAAAAtatatcaaaattaaataaataaatacactgtattcacttaaaaatgtcaaattgtaaggcaacttgctgcagcactttttttttgttgaatcatcTTAAATCAAGTCAAGTACttgggttaaaagttgagtcaGTTCAAAAAAGCTGTGCAGCAGGTTTCCTTACAATTTTAATTTGAGttaactttttttacagtgtgcagatACTGTAGTTAAATATTAGAATGCATTTCCCAAAATGTCTTAtgagtatataatatataactacaTAAGTTTACATAATTTTCTCCAATCTTCGACTCAGTGATCGAATGCATTTATAAACCATTCTGTgatcatttaaaatacttttaaaaataggaGTTGTATCAGTAcagaaaatgtcaaagtaaaagaaaataattttaaaaagcttattaaatattagattacatttttcaaagtgaattattaatttatattacataaCAATTTACAAGTTTGCAATATATTCACCAACTCGAATGTATTTCTATAAACCTGTGATTATtgaaaatactttacaaatatgaaaactttcacagtactgaaaaaaccaaaggaaaataaacAATGACTAACAAAATTTTTACACTTAACAAAAagttaacactttacaaaaaaacACTTATTGCTACTTATGaacttatattacattttataaatctgCATTGTTTTTGCCAATCCTTGACTTAGTGATCAAATATATGattgaaaatacttaaaaaaatagaaattctCTCAGTgtagaaaataagaaaatataaaaaatgctgctgaataattttttaaagatacTTGTTTTCTCTGTTTTCTCTTATTTCTGAGTTTATTGTAAGGataaaactaatttttaaattattttgagaTCATGGGAAATAGGACAGCATTATTGCACTTTTAGGACATTtattacatgcatgcatgcatgcatttttttatcatttgcaGTTATTGCATGcatctttcattttaaaatgatgaaaatgtaaaactgtttGTATATAATGACTGTACTCGCATGCTAACTCCTCATGTCAgctaacatattaataataacctACTAATTCTTTGATAAGCTTCATCTTGTGCAGTTATTGCATGTgcatttcattaaaaattatgaaaatgtttGAATCTTcattgataaaaatgtaaatgctgtaCTCACATGCTAACTCTTCATGTCATCcaacataataattataacttactcatttttttttaaccatcatCAGTGCCTGTGTTTCTTGATGGAGCAATATCGATACACTTTAAGACTGGACAACTTCTCAATGTTGCTCTTGGGCAAACTCTTGTTTTGGAGGCCGTATTTGAGAAAGGTCCAGACGACAAGATTGACATGGTGACTTGGGATCGTGAAAGCAAAGGTGTAAACGTCAGACTATCCGGGACTCAAGGAGGCCGAATATCTCTGGAGAAAGGAGATGCGCTTCTGCGGATCACTAATGTCTCTGAGGAAGACTTTGGTGTCTATAAAGTCACAGTTACTGACAGCAATGGATATCAGCAGTATGACACCATAGAAGTCCGGAAGATAGGTAAATGTGGTTTCAGACTATGCAAATGTTGTTCAATGAAAGACCTGTGCCGTTGCTCTTTTGAATATCTTTGCACGCTCACCCAGAGCTGGGTCgatcacttatttaaaatgaacctaAATGAAATGAGCTTTCTTTGGATAACTTGTAAATGTAATCTAGATTACGAGGTCAAACTGTTTAAGctcttaatattaaattaatatattttttctttgtatCTGTCAAAATAGTACATTATCCATCctaaacacacactcaaaaataacTTTTGCGGTTTGTTTAAACTAATGATTTTGAATTAGTTAAAactatttaaagagcccctattatgcattaaaaagggtcatattttggttggttctccaacaacaggctgatatgtgttcaagtaaaaaaaaaacactgtcattGATTTATAATCTGCCCTTATTtgtacctaattatcccagcgactcccatatgattcgtttagcgattcatttgttcccaaaccgcTGCTTTGCgcaatgctaatctgcgctgaatggtctgatgacccagtctgtcgtgattggtcgactgcgttcagcgagagacagagagaaatgccaaGTCATGGCTTATCAACgttgttgaagtagtcagagcaCAGAGTATATGGGCATATTCACACTATGCCAACCGAACCGTGCCCACgtccgtttcccggatcgtttgagaagtgtgagtgctcttccgtgttttctttctacagtgtttgtgggcggggccggaGGTTTCAATTTTCCCGGATAAGAGAATgcaacaaatgggcggggcttaagttttTTAGAGACGCGCACCGACACGGCTAAAGATTGGTTACAAAGATGATtaatttgaagcactatgagtcgactcttttatagatgaatcaatagttttaaacagcgcactttcagatttaagccttagctggatatttcacttcacttagagctgtgttacacactacaagaaggtcattttcaaaaacccatcaaagtttttttggggggacaacttaattattcaacatatgttcaatccacttcaacttgcaaacaattaagttaacgtTTGTgatggaacaacatgaaggacttGTGTGGTACCCAGCACTTTTTACATTGTATGAACTGTAATCAGTCACCAATTACATGACAATTTTTAGTCAGTAATATAATCTCGTAGAGGGCGGcacattggctcagtggttagcactgtctcctcacatcaagaaggtcgccgtttcaagtcccggctgggcaagttggcatttctgtgtggagtttgcatgttctccctgtgttggcgtgggtttcctctgggtgctccggtttcccccacagtccaaacacatgtgctatcggagaattgattaaataaattgtctgttgtgtgtgaatgtgagtgtgtatgtgtgatttcAAGAAGATAATTACCAAAAATATAACACAACTGGAGTAACTACAGCAGTTGCCATTGTCGATCTCATAGAAGTAAGAGCTTGCCATGACATGATGAAGTGTGCAGGTGTTGTTGTGCTGtctcatttcttaggggtaaattttgaagcccttcctcgtcacactctgtttcaaggacaGAGTGACCCCTAGGGGAAGGGGTTAAAAAAAGAGAATGGAATTGGGCCcaagttcattcatttttctttggcttagtctctatttcagagattgCCCATTGAAATGAATCgccgactattccagcataggttttacgcagaggatgtcCTCCAAATGCAactcaatactgggaaacacccaatgtTTAATTGAACAGATCGGGGTAAAAGATCTAGGTGAGGAGGGAGAGGCGTCGTGGACGAAAATGATGGAGGCGGGGGGGTTGTTGGGGAGTCATCGTGGATGAAAATGATTGGGGttggtggggggtggggggtagcGGACGACAGTGAAGACCAGGGGAAGCGTATGAGGAGGGTGATCGGTCAAATTAAACCCTGGAAAaacccacacacactctcattcacacacaacagacaatttagttaatcaattcccctatagcgcatttgCTGGGACTgctgggggaaactgaagcacccggaggaaacccactccaacacagggagaaaatgcaaactccacacagaaatgccaactgacccagctgggaaccagtgaccttcttgctgtgaggtgacagtgctaaccactgaaccactgtgccGCCCCTTGGCCTCAAGGATTATGTAGTTTtaacaaatgttaaataattagtttgaacacACAGCAACAGTAATAGTTTGAGTGTATATTAAAGTAATAAGTAGTTTACtctaattactttatttttgggATCCGATTACACATTCCAGATTAAATATAATTCATGACTGCCCAGCTCTGCCCTCAGTTATAATTAAGTTCAAAGAAATGCTTATCGTGACTATCAGCTTGTTGAACAGGTTTATTCTTTATGTTCGTGCAGAGAAACCTGCGAGGGTGTTGGCCAAACGGGTGCT
This sequence is a window from Danio rerio strain Tuebingen ecotype United States chromosome 16, GRCz12tu, whole genome shotgun sequence. Protein-coding genes within it:
- the LOC100537502 gene encoding uncharacterized protein, with the translated sequence MGSLMLVWTLSAAVILMPVFLDGAISIHFKTGQLLNVALGQTLVLEAVFEKGPDDKIDMVTWDRESKGVNVRLSGTQGGRISLEKGDALLRITNVSEEDFGVYKVTVTDSNGYQQYDTIEVRKIEKPARVLAKRVLECVLEKHDMMQWDTPQFSWMIDGITVTNETTLIANGSRLDISEVKGVNYTCVIKSSLGTVMTHYEIPKESESQVGCCKGLIAVIVAVAVAAVVIVIGNLGRQKMQKQKKE